One segment of Streptomyces sp. NA02950 DNA contains the following:
- a CDS encoding polynucleotide kinase-phosphatase, which produces MTDADVTTVKRSLSVPDLSLVVLVGTTGSGKSTFARRHFLPTQVVSSDVCRGLVADDENDQSATPDAFDLLHYIAGKRLAAGRLTVVDATNVQSEARRSLIKLAREHDVLPVAIVLDIPEGECARRNAARPDRADMPTHVIPRQRRELRRSLKSLEREGFRKVHVLRGAEEVEAAEITTERRYNDLRHLTGPFDIIGDIHGCRSELETLLGRLGYALRRDERGRPVGATHSEGRTAVFVGDLVDRGPDSPGVLRLVMGMVASGAALCVPGNHENKLGRYLKGRKVQVTHGLAETVEQLEREHTEDPEFGDRVRVFIESLISHYVLDGGALVVCHAGLPEKYHGRTSGRVRSHALYGDTTGETDEFGLPVRYPWAQDYRGRAAVVYGHTPSPVASWLNNTICLDTGCVFGGRMTALRWPERELVDVPAERIWYEPVKPLANEAPGGAEGRPLDLGDVQGRRVVETRHMGRIAVKEENAAAALEVMSRFAVDPRLLGYLPPTMAPCATSTEDGYLEHPAEAFAAYHADGVREVICEEKHMGSRAVALVCRDEEVARKRFDVPDGVSGMVYTRTGRPFFDDPALTETVLRRVGRAVEGAGLWEELDTDWLLLDAELMPWSLKAAGLLRSQYAAVGAASRAVLPGVLTALEGAAARGVEVSGLLDKHRGRAEDAAAFTDAYRRYCWSVDGLEGVRMAPFQILAVQGRSLAALAHDRQLALIDRMVEADEPGDGAPERGKRLLAPTRRLVVDTEDDASRAAGVQWWLDLTAAGGEGMVVKPLQGFVRKGDGRLVQPGVKCRGREYLRIIYGPEYTRPENLERLRVRHLGHKRSLALREYALGLEALDRLADDEPLWRVHEAVFAVLALESEPVDPRL; this is translated from the coding sequence ATGACCGACGCCGATGTCACCACCGTCAAGCGCAGCCTCAGCGTGCCCGACCTGTCCCTCGTGGTCCTCGTCGGCACCACCGGCTCCGGCAAGTCCACCTTCGCCCGGCGCCACTTCCTGCCCACCCAGGTGGTCTCCTCCGACGTCTGCCGCGGCCTGGTCGCCGACGACGAGAACGACCAGAGCGCCACCCCCGACGCCTTCGACCTCCTCCACTACATCGCGGGCAAGCGGCTCGCGGCCGGGCGGTTGACCGTCGTGGACGCCACCAACGTCCAGTCCGAGGCCCGGCGCAGCCTGATCAAGCTCGCGCGCGAGCACGACGTCCTCCCCGTCGCCATCGTCCTCGACATCCCCGAGGGCGAATGCGCCCGGCGTAACGCGGCGCGGCCCGACCGCGCCGACATGCCCACCCATGTCATTCCGCGCCAGCGGCGTGAGCTGCGCCGCTCCCTGAAGTCCCTGGAACGCGAGGGTTTCCGCAAGGTGCACGTCCTGCGCGGCGCCGAGGAGGTCGAGGCCGCGGAGATCACCACCGAGCGCCGCTACAACGATCTGCGCCACCTCACCGGTCCCTTCGACATCATCGGCGACATCCACGGCTGCCGTTCCGAGCTGGAGACCCTGCTCGGCAGGCTGGGCTACGCCCTGCGCCGCGACGAGCGCGGCCGACCGGTCGGCGCCACCCACTCCGAGGGCCGTACCGCGGTCTTCGTCGGCGACCTCGTCGACCGCGGGCCCGACAGCCCGGGTGTGCTGCGGCTGGTGATGGGGATGGTGGCCTCCGGAGCGGCGCTGTGCGTGCCCGGCAACCACGAGAACAAGCTCGGCCGTTACCTCAAGGGCCGCAAGGTCCAGGTCACCCACGGCCTCGCCGAGACCGTGGAGCAGCTGGAGCGGGAGCACACCGAGGACCCGGAGTTCGGCGACCGCGTCCGTGTCTTCATCGAGTCGCTGATCAGCCACTACGTACTGGACGGCGGAGCGCTGGTGGTGTGCCACGCCGGGCTGCCCGAGAAGTACCACGGCCGCACCTCGGGCCGGGTCCGCTCGCACGCGCTGTACGGGGACACCACCGGTGAGACCGACGAGTTCGGCCTGCCCGTGCGCTATCCGTGGGCCCAGGACTACCGGGGCCGCGCCGCCGTCGTCTACGGTCACACCCCCTCCCCCGTGGCCTCCTGGCTGAACAACACCATCTGCCTGGACACCGGCTGTGTCTTCGGCGGCCGGATGACCGCGCTGCGGTGGCCGGAGCGGGAGCTGGTGGACGTCCCCGCCGAGCGGATCTGGTACGAGCCGGTCAAACCGCTGGCCAACGAGGCTCCGGGCGGCGCCGAGGGCCGTCCGCTGGACCTGGGCGATGTGCAGGGCCGCCGGGTGGTGGAGACCCGGCACATGGGCCGGATCGCGGTCAAGGAGGAGAACGCGGCGGCGGCGCTGGAGGTCATGAGCCGCTTCGCGGTCGACCCGCGGCTGCTCGGCTATCTCCCGCCCACCATGGCGCCGTGCGCCACCTCCACCGAGGACGGCTATCTCGAGCACCCGGCCGAGGCGTTCGCCGCCTACCACGCCGACGGGGTGCGCGAGGTGATCTGCGAGGAGAAGCACATGGGCTCCCGCGCGGTGGCCCTGGTCTGCCGTGACGAGGAGGTCGCGCGGAAGCGCTTCGACGTGCCGGACGGGGTGTCGGGCATGGTGTACACCCGCACCGGACGGCCGTTCTTCGACGACCCGGCGCTGACCGAGACCGTGCTGCGCAGAGTGGGCCGGGCCGTGGAGGGCGCCGGGCTCTGGGAGGAGCTGGACACCGACTGGCTGCTGCTGGACGCCGAGTTGATGCCGTGGTCGCTGAAGGCGGCGGGGCTGTTGCGCAGCCAGTACGCGGCGGTCGGCGCCGCCTCGCGCGCGGTCCTCCCCGGTGTGCTCACCGCGCTGGAGGGCGCGGCGGCGCGCGGGGTGGAGGTGTCCGGGCTCCTCGACAAGCACCGGGGGCGGGCCGAGGACGCGGCGGCGTTCACCGACGCCTACCGGCGCTACTGCTGGTCCGTCGACGGGCTGGAGGGTGTCCGGATGGCGCCGTTCCAGATCCTTGCCGTCCAGGGCCGCAGCCTCGCCGCGCTCGCGCACGACCGGCAACTCGCGCTGATCGACCGGATGGTCGAGGCCGATGAGCCGGGCGACGGCGCTCCGGAGCGGGGGAAGCGGCTGCTGGCCCCCACCCGCCGGCTGGTCGTCGACACCGAGGACGACGCGTCCCGCGCCGCCGGTGTCCAGTGGTGGCTGGACCTGACGGCGGCGGGCGGCGAGGGCATGGTCGTCAAGCCGCTCCAGGGCTTTGTGCGCAAGGGCGACGGCCGACTGGTCCAGCCGGGCGTCAAATGCCGTGGCCGCGAGTATCTGCGCATCATCTACGGTCCGGAGTACACCCGCCCGGAGAACCTGGAGCGGCTGCGGGTGCGCCACCTCGGCCACAAGCGTTCCCTCGCGCTGCGGGAGTACGCGCTCGGCCTCGAGGCGCTGGACCGGCTGGCCGACGACGAGCCGCTGTGGCGCGTCCACGAGGCGGTCTTCGCGGTGCTCGCCCTGGAGTCCGAGCCGGTGGACCCCCGTCTCTGA
- a CDS encoding LLM class F420-dependent oxidoreductase, giving the protein MDLRIFTEPQQGASYDTLLTVAKATEALGFDAFFRSDHYLHMGGVEGLPGPSDAWITLAGLARETRRIRLGTLMTAATFRLPGVLAIQVAQVDQMSGGRVELGLGAGWFEEEHRAYGIPFPKEKFARLEEQLEIVTGLWETPVGETYSYDGTHYQLVDSPALPKPAQSRLPVLVGGHGATRTPRLAARFAAEFNMPFASVEDSVRQFGRVREAAEAAGRKGDDLVYSNALVACVGKDNTEVARRAGAIGREVEELKENGLAGSPAEVVDKIGRYTEAGASRIYLQILDLDDLDHLELISSQVQAQLG; this is encoded by the coding sequence ATGGATCTTCGCATCTTCACCGAGCCCCAGCAGGGGGCGAGCTACGACACCCTGCTGACCGTCGCCAAGGCCACCGAAGCCCTGGGCTTCGACGCCTTCTTCCGCTCGGACCACTATCTCCACATGGGCGGTGTCGAGGGGCTGCCGGGCCCGTCCGACGCGTGGATCACCCTGGCCGGGCTGGCCCGCGAGACCCGGCGGATCCGGCTGGGCACCCTGATGACCGCCGCCACCTTCCGGTTGCCGGGCGTGCTCGCGATCCAGGTGGCGCAGGTCGACCAGATGTCCGGCGGACGGGTCGAGCTGGGGCTGGGCGCGGGCTGGTTCGAGGAGGAGCACCGGGCCTACGGGATCCCGTTCCCGAAGGAGAAGTTCGCCCGGCTGGAAGAGCAGCTGGAGATCGTCACCGGTCTGTGGGAGACACCGGTCGGCGAGACCTACAGCTACGACGGGACCCACTACCAGCTGGTCGACTCGCCCGCGCTGCCCAAGCCCGCCCAGTCCAGGCTGCCGGTGCTGGTCGGCGGTCATGGGGCGACCCGCACCCCGCGGCTGGCCGCGCGGTTCGCGGCTGAGTTCAACATGCCCTTCGCCTCGGTCGAGGACAGTGTGCGGCAGTTCGGGCGGGTGCGGGAGGCGGCCGAGGCCGCCGGGCGCAAGGGGGACGACCTGGTGTACTCCAACGCGCTGGTGGCCTGCGTAGGCAAGGACAACACCGAGGTCGCACGGCGGGCCGGGGCGATCGGCAGGGAGGTCGAGGAGCTGAAGGAGAACGGTCTGGCGGGCTCCCCGGCCGAGGTTGTGGACAAGATCGGTCGCTATACGGAGGCCGGAGCGTCCCGGATCTACCTCCAGATCCTGGACCTCGACGACCTCGACCACCTGGAGCTGATCTCCTCCCAGGTCCAGGCCCAGCTGGGCTGA
- a CDS encoding ornithine cyclodeaminase family protein, translating into MLHFTPENTVRALPFDALIPALRRGFARGAHTPPRHHHTLDEASNATLLLMPSWTRGTWDEGDFVGVKLVNVFPGNADQGRPALSSAYLLADAATGEHLALIDGNELTRRRTVATSALAASFLARPDSTTHLVIGAGHVGSLAAAAYRSVLGIRTVLVHDRTPARAERLAEGLRAEGMDARVAPDRAEAVASADVITCATLATEPVVRGEWLRPGTHLDLIGSFQPTMREADDTCVRRGSVYIDTPVALEESGDLTQPIASGALDRDGVVGTLPQLCRGEVPGRRDSEQITVFKTVGSGLADLAAAALVYRGAGAPAA; encoded by the coding sequence ATGCTGCACTTCACCCCCGAGAACACCGTCCGGGCGCTGCCGTTCGACGCGCTGATCCCCGCGCTGCGCCGGGGTTTCGCCCGCGGCGCGCACACCCCGCCCCGGCACCACCACACCCTCGACGAGGCGAGCAACGCCACCCTGCTCCTCATGCCGTCCTGGACCCGAGGGACCTGGGACGAGGGCGACTTCGTGGGCGTCAAGCTGGTCAACGTCTTCCCCGGCAACGCCGACCAGGGGCGCCCGGCGCTGTCCTCCGCCTACCTCCTCGCCGACGCCGCCACCGGTGAGCACCTCGCGCTGATCGACGGCAACGAGCTGACCCGGCGCCGTACGGTGGCCACCTCCGCGCTCGCCGCCTCCTTTCTCGCCCGCCCGGACAGCACGACCCATCTGGTCATCGGCGCGGGCCATGTCGGCAGCCTCGCGGCGGCCGCGTACCGCAGTGTGCTCGGCATCCGCACCGTGCTCGTCCACGACCGCACTCCCGCACGCGCCGAGCGGCTGGCCGAGGGTCTGCGCGCGGAGGGGATGGACGCACGGGTGGCCCCGGACCGGGCCGAGGCCGTGGCCTCGGCCGATGTCATCACCTGCGCGACGCTCGCCACCGAACCGGTGGTGCGCGGCGAGTGGCTGCGGCCCGGCACTCACCTCGATCTGATCGGCAGCTTCCAGCCCACCATGCGGGAGGCGGACGACACCTGCGTTCGGCGCGGCTCGGTCTACATCGACACCCCCGTCGCCCTGGAGGAGTCCGGCGATCTGACCCAGCCGATCGCCTCCGGTGCCCTCGACCGGGACGGTGTGGTGGGCACACTGCCGCAGCTGTGCCGCGGGGAGGTGCCAGGCCGCCGCGACAGCGAGCAGATCACCGTGTTCAAGACCGTCGGCAGCGGACTCGCCGACCTCGCGGCGGCGGCACTGGTCTACCGCGGGGCAGGGGCGCCGGCCGCGTGA
- a CDS encoding 3' terminal RNA ribose 2'-O-methyltransferase Hen1: MFLTITTTGTDERPATDLGFLLHKHPDKAQRFSTSHGTAHVLYPEATAQRCTTALMLEVDPVALVRRGRGKGRGGAPDSALAQYVNDRPYAASSLLAVALSTVFSSALRGQCKARPELPERPLPLRIEVPALPARGGAELVERLFTPLGWAVTAEPVALDEEFPEWGDSRYVRLVLEGELRLADALRHLYVLLPVLDDAKHYWVAPDEVDKLLRSGEGWLEGHPEQRLITSRYLARRWSLTRSALERLELARLAEADDTEVEEIDNAVAETTAESTEEDEGTQKTEGGASGEETADTGKPVPLAVRRREAILDALRGTESARVLDLGCGQGQLLAALLKDARFTEIVGVDVSMRALNETARRLRLDRMSERQSARLKLMQGSLAYTDSRLRGYDAAVLCEVIEHVDPPRLPALEYAVFGAARPRAVVVTTPNVEYNVRWETLPAGKTRHPDHRFEWTREEFRGWAGEVAERHGYTVEFRPVGPDDPEVGPPTQLALFRLGADGTGRADSTTVDATDTTSTTTAKEAAA, encoded by the coding sequence GTGTTCTTGACGATAACAACCACCGGCACCGATGAGCGCCCCGCGACCGATCTCGGGTTCCTGCTGCACAAGCACCCCGACAAGGCGCAGCGGTTCTCCACCTCCCACGGCACCGCCCATGTCCTCTACCCCGAGGCGACCGCCCAGCGCTGCACCACGGCGCTGATGCTGGAGGTGGACCCCGTGGCGCTGGTGCGGCGGGGCCGCGGCAAGGGCCGGGGCGGCGCGCCCGACTCCGCGCTGGCCCAGTACGTCAACGACCGTCCGTACGCCGCCTCCTCGCTGCTGGCCGTGGCGTTGAGCACTGTCTTCTCCAGCGCGCTGCGGGGGCAGTGCAAGGCGCGGCCCGAGCTGCCGGAGCGGCCGCTGCCGCTGCGGATCGAGGTGCCCGCGCTGCCCGCCCGCGGTGGGGCCGAGTTGGTCGAGCGGCTCTTCACACCGCTCGGGTGGGCGGTGACGGCCGAACCGGTGGCGCTGGACGAGGAGTTCCCGGAGTGGGGGGACTCCCGGTATGTCCGGCTGGTGCTGGAGGGCGAACTGCGGCTGGCCGACGCACTGCGTCATCTGTATGTGCTGCTGCCGGTGCTGGACGACGCCAAGCACTACTGGGTCGCCCCGGACGAGGTGGACAAGCTGCTGCGGTCCGGCGAGGGCTGGCTGGAGGGCCACCCCGAGCAGCGGCTGATCACCAGCCGCTATCTGGCCCGCCGCTGGTCGCTGACGCGCAGCGCGCTGGAGCGGCTGGAGCTGGCCCGGCTCGCCGAGGCGGACGACACCGAGGTGGAGGAGATCGACAACGCGGTCGCCGAGACCACGGCCGAGTCCACGGAAGAGGACGAAGGGACACAGAAGACCGAGGGAGGTGCGAGCGGGGAGGAGACGGCGGACACCGGGAAGCCGGTGCCGCTGGCGGTACGGCGGCGCGAGGCGATCCTCGACGCCCTGCGCGGGACCGAGTCCGCCCGGGTGCTCGATCTCGGCTGCGGCCAGGGCCAGTTGCTGGCCGCCCTGCTGAAGGACGCGAGGTTCACCGAGATCGTGGGTGTCGATGTCTCGATGCGCGCGCTGAACGAGACGGCGCGGCGGCTGCGGCTGGACCGGATGTCCGAGCGGCAGTCGGCCCGGCTGAAGCTGATGCAGGGGTCTCTCGCGTACACCGACAGCAGGCTGCGCGGCTACGACGCGGCGGTGCTCTGCGAAGTGATCGAGCATGTGGATCCGCCGCGGCTGCCCGCCCTGGAGTACGCCGTGTTCGGCGCCGCGCGGCCCCGGGCCGTCGTGGTGACCACGCCCAACGTCGAGTACAACGTGCGCTGGGAGACCCTGCCCGCCGGGAAGACGCGCCACCCCGATCACCGCTTCGAGTGGACCCGGGAGGAGTTCCGGGGCTGGGCCGGGGAGGTCGCCGAACGACACGGCTACACCGTGGAGTTCCGTCCCGTCGGCCCCGACGACCCCGAGGTGGGGCCGCCCACCCAGCTCGCCCTGTTCCGTCTCGGCGCCGACGGCACCGGCCGTGCCGACAGCACCACCGTCGACGCCACCGACACCACCAGCACCACGACCGCGAAGGAGGCGGCCGCATGA
- the mmuM gene encoding homocysteine S-methyltransferase — protein MSARSTSFTAALVEGPPLVLDGGLSNQLEAQGNDLADDLWSARLLADDPGQIEAAHTAYARAGAQVLITSSYQATYEGFARRGVGREEATELLRRSVRLARSAAEEAGGGEAGGGEPGPAGAPGAGPGWVAASVGPYGAMLADGSEYRGRYGLSAEELERFHRPRIEALAGAGPDVLALETVPDIDEAVALLRAAEGCGVPVWLSYTVAGEATRAGQPLSEAFALAAGNDQVIAVGVNCCAPDDADRAVEIAADTTGKPVVVYPNSGEEWDAGARGWRGRPTFGAPRVRAWRDAGARLIGGCCRVGPDRIAELSAVLRTS, from the coding sequence ATGTCCGCTCGTTCGACGTCCTTCACCGCCGCACTGGTGGAAGGCCCACCGCTCGTCCTCGACGGTGGGCTGTCCAACCAGTTGGAGGCGCAGGGCAACGATCTGGCCGACGACCTCTGGTCGGCCCGGCTGCTCGCCGACGACCCGGGACAGATCGAGGCCGCGCACACGGCGTATGCGCGGGCGGGCGCACAGGTGCTGATCACCAGCAGCTATCAGGCGACCTATGAGGGGTTCGCCCGCCGGGGGGTGGGCCGGGAGGAGGCGACGGAGCTGCTGCGGCGCAGTGTGCGGCTGGCCCGGAGCGCCGCCGAGGAGGCGGGCGGTGGGGAGGCGGGCGGCGGGGAGCCGGGTCCGGCCGGGGCCCCCGGGGCCGGTCCGGGATGGGTGGCCGCCTCCGTCGGTCCGTACGGCGCGATGCTGGCGGACGGCAGCGAGTACCGCGGGCGCTATGGGCTGAGCGCGGAGGAGTTGGAGCGGTTCCACCGGCCGCGGATCGAGGCCCTGGCCGGTGCCGGACCGGATGTGCTGGCGCTGGAGACCGTGCCGGACATCGACGAGGCGGTGGCGCTGCTGCGGGCCGCCGAGGGGTGCGGGGTGCCGGTCTGGCTGTCGTACACCGTCGCGGGGGAGGCCACCCGGGCCGGGCAGCCCCTGAGCGAGGCGTTCGCCCTGGCCGCCGGGAACGACCAGGTGATCGCCGTCGGGGTCAACTGCTGTGCGCCGGACGACGCCGACCGGGCCGTGGAGATCGCGGCCGACACCACCGGAAAGCCGGTGGTGGTCTATCCGAACAGCGGAGAGGAGTGGGATGCCGGAGCACGTGGCTGGCGGGGGCGGCCGACGTTCGGCGCGCCCCGGGTGCGGGCATGGCGGGACGCCGGGGCGCGGCTCATCGGAGGTTGCTGCCGGGTGGGACCGGACCGGATCGCCGAACTGAGCGCCGTGCTGCGCACATCGTGA
- a CDS encoding nucleotide pyrophosphohydrolase: MSESPEHDVPENEFPEHASPTSEAVEGGSSESGRRSDGLDVAGLQRRLATFAAVRDWQRYHTPKNLAAALSVEASELVEIFQWLTPEQSARVMEDAGQAARVEDEVADVLAYLLQFCEVLGIDALAALSAKIDRNEGRFPAAAPTDSDHHSR, encoded by the coding sequence GTGAGCGAGTCCCCTGAGCACGACGTTCCTGAGAACGAGTTCCCTGAGCACGCGTCCCCCACGAGCGAGGCGGTCGAGGGCGGGTCGTCCGAGTCCGGGCGGCGGTCCGACGGCCTCGATGTGGCGGGGCTGCAGCGCAGGCTGGCCACCTTCGCGGCGGTGCGCGACTGGCAGCGATACCACACCCCCAAGAACCTCGCGGCGGCGCTGAGCGTCGAGGCCTCGGAGCTGGTGGAGATCTTCCAGTGGCTGACGCCGGAGCAGTCGGCGCGGGTGATGGAGGACGCGGGGCAGGCGGCCCGGGTGGAGGACGAGGTCGCCGATGTACTCGCCTATCTGCTCCAGTTCTGCGAAGTGTTGGGGATCGACGCGCTCGCCGCGCTCTCCGCGAAGATCGACCGCAATGAGGGACGGTTCCCGGCGGCGGCCCCCACGGACTCTGATCATCACTCTCGGTAG
- a CDS encoding Crp/Fnr family transcriptional regulator — MSLFEDGRPFLHALPADDRRALLALGSPRAYAPSQVVLREHDRTTFVVAITSGWATVSVETERGVRLILALRGAGEVVGDQAAVDHGSRSATVTALGRMEAVVVSGDRFRAYLAARPVATMLIMRQFSSRLRSSDGERRSLASEKVLQRLAARLVELAERTGHPGPGGAITVDLPLPQHDIAAAVGSTREAVAKALRLLRDQGVVRTASRRFEVMDLGLLRLLAEGRATGEQIPARPRD, encoded by the coding sequence ATGAGTCTCTTCGAGGACGGACGGCCGTTCCTCCACGCGCTTCCCGCCGACGACCGGCGTGCGCTGCTCGCCCTCGGCAGCCCCCGGGCCTACGCCCCCTCCCAGGTCGTGCTGCGGGAACACGACCGCACGACCTTCGTCGTCGCCATCACCTCCGGCTGGGCCACCGTCTCGGTGGAGACCGAGCGCGGTGTCCGGCTGATCCTGGCCCTGCGCGGGGCGGGCGAAGTCGTCGGCGACCAGGCCGCGGTGGACCACGGCTCGCGCAGTGCCACCGTCACCGCGCTCGGCAGGATGGAGGCGGTCGTGGTCTCCGGCGACCGGTTCCGCGCCTATCTGGCCGCCCGTCCGGTCGCCACCATGCTGATCATGCGTCAGTTCAGCTCCCGGCTGCGCAGCTCCGACGGCGAACGGCGCTCACTGGCCTCCGAGAAGGTGCTCCAGCGGCTCGCCGCCCGACTGGTCGAACTCGCCGAGCGCACCGGCCACCCCGGCCCCGGCGGTGCCATCACCGTCGATCTCCCGCTGCCCCAGCACGACATCGCCGCCGCCGTGGGCTCGACCCGGGAGGCGGTCGCCAAGGCGCTGCGTCTGCTGCGCGACCAGGGCGTGGTGCGGACAGCCTCGCGCCGCTTCGAGGTGATGGACCTCGGGCTGCTGCGGCTGCTGGCCGAGGGGCGCGCGACGGGCGAGCAGATCCCGGCGCGCCCCCGCGACTGA
- a CDS encoding DUF6099 family protein yields MDAMRLIGVTRHALAKAGSVHDIVAEAWQVQALAEAVGGYFVVSGPAAARAEARGLCEAGGRARGALFHPALHHPALHSGGLRAAQLSEVRDPKEVLLALGDLLAEAGFALVGVASNTEEEALYWQCVEAIDAADEARDRVHGMLRHLTVREWSGEWGGAA; encoded by the coding sequence ATGGACGCGATGCGGCTGATCGGTGTCACGCGGCACGCCCTGGCAAAGGCCGGGAGCGTGCACGACATCGTGGCCGAAGCCTGGCAGGTCCAGGCACTGGCAGAGGCGGTAGGCGGATATTTCGTGGTCAGCGGCCCGGCGGCGGCGCGGGCCGAGGCGCGAGGGCTGTGTGAGGCGGGTGGCAGGGCGCGGGGTGCCCTCTTCCACCCCGCATTGCACCACCCCGCGCTGCACAGCGGCGGTTTACGGGCCGCGCAGCTGTCGGAGGTGCGAGATCCCAAAGAGGTGCTGCTCGCGCTGGGGGATCTGCTCGCGGAGGCGGGGTTCGCCCTGGTCGGGGTGGCCTCCAACACCGAGGAGGAGGCGCTGTACTGGCAGTGCGTGGAAGCGATCGACGCGGCTGACGAGGCGAGAGACCGGGTGCACGGCATGCTCAGGCACCTCACGGTGCGCGAATGGAGTGGAGAGTGGGGTGGCGCGGCATGA
- a CDS encoding DUF402 domain-containing protein: MSGADTTATPGTLAPDREITVRLVKQPRPDVRYPATVVTDDGKRLTVRAPWAGAAVRDFGFVRFEHGDVFTEHYWRDRWYAVKEVRSASGALKGWYCDITRPTVVEPDTLVVTDLDLDLWVSADRTAVLRLDEDEFLESGLAERDPAAAERARAALDDLERLAREGGFDALLSGGAARDGRG, encoded by the coding sequence ATGAGCGGCGCGGACACCACGGCGACACCCGGCACCCTGGCACCGGACCGCGAGATCACGGTCAGGCTCGTCAAACAACCCCGCCCCGACGTCCGTTACCCCGCGACCGTGGTCACCGACGACGGAAAGCGGCTGACCGTGCGCGCCCCCTGGGCCGGTGCGGCGGTCCGCGACTTCGGCTTCGTCCGCTTCGAGCACGGCGACGTCTTCACCGAGCACTACTGGCGCGACCGCTGGTACGCGGTCAAGGAGGTCCGGTCGGCCTCCGGCGCGCTCAAGGGCTGGTACTGCGACATCACCCGGCCCACCGTCGTCGAGCCGGACACCCTCGTCGTCACCGACCTCGACCTGGACCTGTGGGTCTCGGCGGACCGGACGGCCGTCCTGCGGCTGGACGAGGACGAGTTCCTGGAGAGCGGGCTCGCCGAGCGTGACCCGGCCGCCGCCGAACGGGCCCGCGCCGCCCTGGACGACCTCGAACGGCTCGCCCGCGAGGGCGGGTTCGACGCCCTGCTCAGCGGGGGCGCGGCGCGGGACGGCCGTGGCTGA
- a CDS encoding ATP-binding protein, which translates to MSASGLLPRTELRPIVSELRLSAFKRHRRAAFSLGPLTLISGPSGSGKSGVLEAYAALARLAGGARLPEVFRDPAAYIPRWARPDRQGRRGFRIGCTVDGPVGPVRLDVAVQAEPELRIVGERLTGAGETLLETALRDPGRRCVQAAWHTAGAVAVTRAPLPDDRLATSLLPLRVAGTTEGQRLALSAAEQVVIALRSVFPCDPRPERMRAPAPPRDGRLRGGCENLAAVLRRTSRECGSRHAALVAAVRAGCAGPVEGLVTEGRADGVVRALLEQGPLGAMPVERLGDGELRYIALALVLLTGPGVLAVDPAADVLPARQVLTVLADGFDRCLDRRQARELLGVAARMCARGHIRLVGTVGDVTGAMGGAPVTVVDLGRERVP; encoded by the coding sequence ATGAGCGCATCGGGGCTGCTGCCCAGGACCGAACTGCGGCCCATCGTCTCCGAGTTGAGACTTTCGGCCTTCAAAAGGCACCGCCGTGCCGCCTTCTCGCTGGGCCCGCTGACCCTGATCTCCGGTCCGAGCGGCAGCGGCAAGTCCGGTGTGCTGGAGGCGTACGCGGCGCTCGCGCGGCTCGCGGGCGGTGCCCGGCTCCCGGAGGTGTTCCGCGATCCGGCGGCGTACATCCCGCGCTGGGCACGGCCGGACCGGCAGGGGCGGCGGGGCTTCCGGATCGGCTGCACGGTGGACGGTCCGGTCGGGCCGGTGCGGCTGGACGTGGCCGTGCAGGCCGAGCCCGAGCTGCGGATCGTGGGCGAGCGGCTGACCGGCGCGGGGGAGACCCTGCTGGAGACGGCGCTGCGCGACCCCGGGCGGCGCTGTGTCCAGGCGGCCTGGCACACCGCCGGGGCGGTCGCGGTCACCCGCGCTCCGCTGCCCGACGACCGGCTGGCCACCTCACTGCTGCCGCTGCGGGTGGCGGGCACCACGGAGGGGCAGCGGCTGGCGCTGTCCGCCGCCGAGCAGGTTGTCATCGCGCTGCGCTCGGTCTTCCCCTGCGATCCGCGGCCGGAGCGGATGCGGGCACCGGCGCCGCCGCGCGACGGCCGGTTACGCGGCGGCTGCGAGAACCTGGCGGCGGTGCTGCGACGGACCAGCCGGGAGTGCGGCAGCCGCCACGCGGCGCTGGTCGCGGCGGTCCGGGCGGGGTGCGCGGGGCCGGTCGAGGGCCTGGTGACGGAGGGGCGCGCGGACGGGGTGGTGCGCGCCCTGCTGGAACAGGGGCCGCTGGGGGCCATGCCGGTGGAGCGGCTGGGGGACGGTGAGCTGCGCTACATCGCGCTCGCGCTGGTGCTGCTGACCGGGCCGGGGGTGCTGGCGGTGGACCCGGCGGCCGATGTGCTGCCCGCGCGTCAGGTGCTGACGGTGCTGGCCGACGGGTTCGACCGGTGTCTGGACCGGCGGCAGGCCCGGGAACTGCTGGGGGTGGCGGCCCGGATGTGCGCACGGGGGCACATCCGGCTCGTGGGGACGGTGGGGGACGTGACGGGGGCGATGGGGGGCGCCCCCGTCACGGTGGTAGACCTGGGGCGTGAGCGAGTCCCCTGA